The sequence below is a genomic window from Gouania willdenowi chromosome 12, fGouWil2.1, whole genome shotgun sequence.
ATATGGTTTGTGTTCAGCTAACATGAACGGAGGATTCCACACTGACCTCTGAGAGCTCACAGGCTGAGATGTCCAGGATGTCGTCAGCTCCTGCTTCCTTAGCctgaaaaaggtttaaaaaagagGACATTATAGTTGGATGATTAGGGAAACGTGTGCCGTGCACCTCTTACGTCTTTAAATCCTTACCCGATACATCTGGTACTCCAGCCTCTTCTGGGACTCTCCATTGGGCTTCTTCTTCTTAAAGAACAGAGGCATTATGAGCTCAGCCCTTTGCTCCTATTGGCTGTCAGACTGCCTGACTCCAAAACACTCTGAGAAGGAGaacaaatcaaatcaataaGATGTTTCATCAAAAAGAGGCGTGGCCACAGTGAAGTGAACGTTAGGCTATATTTATATGAAACTATGGATCTTTACAAATACGTTAtgggcagaggaggaggagtggaTTATATTGTCTCATTAAAAGAGGAATTTATGCATGTTAATGTTTGCTTTCCCTCAAaacttgaaaataaaatataagtaAAGGTCCTAATTTACTAATTGAATAAACTGTATGGCAGAAGAAGATGCATTTTTAACTTCTCTTTTCACACAaatgataaaatacacaaaacaaaacattaatttgCTAAATGCAACATATTAGCAAAAAGGATATTCACTTGTTTATATATTAACAAAAATCTATTAAACTGTTGCTCATATGTTATTGTTAGACGAGAATAAATATGAGTGAGTTtgcttataataataataataataataataatcactgaTAATAACCTTACACGGGCCGCTCAGCAGAGGGCGTGGCCCTCAGGGTTACCATAAGTGACGTCACTGATGTTCTATGACATTAATCAACAGCTAATGGATGTCATTGGTTACAAAGTGCAGTGAAACATCCCTGATGGCGACACGAAGCTGACACTTTtaaagtgttgttgttgttgtcagacCATAAATAAACGAGCTAAATGTGTCCCACTGATGATTATTGATACTCACGGTCTGGGTGATTCCTCTGATCATGAACGGCTCAAATCCGAGTAGAACAACAGATGTTTCTGATGGTTCCGTTAGTCTGACCTGTTCCTGGGTCAGTCAGCCATGGAGGAACGTTAAACATACACTTTTAAAGCGCATTCTTCCTTAAAAGGATCACGGTAAAGAAATGTAGCTTTCAGAGGATGAGCTAACGATAACAAGGCAACAATTCTTCCTCTGCTTCCTGTTAGCAGCGACACACAGGAAACAGCGCCCTCTACCGGAAACTAGCAGCAGCTCTTCCTCTGCTtctcagtgcccaatcctttcaggCATAGACATCATAATACGTATTGTAATGTCTATGCTTTCTAAAGgaaggttaacaaactctgagtctatccataaactctaggtcaacataccctccatggtaaactctgtgtatctgattcattgAAGTGGATCAATCAAGCCTGAATAAGTGTTATAAAAgtccatcatcaatggatcgacgATTACACAAACCaaccggaagagagtgatttattcaccctgaggGTGAAATAAGCTGGTGTTTGTGGAACATGAACCTGTTCTAAAGctgtgttcacactgaacgccacttcagtgactatagtggcttaaatcacctgtaattagtcacactttttggtcacttcatcactttattgcttcagtgacgtgacgagtggtgaataataataataaaatgtgtctgaggagacgtgtcagcagcataggatgtctgcatagagagtcctcctgttacactggatataaagacagtaaatgctgcttcatatctaatcaattctattaattttaatgtaatagCGTCGCTAGATTCATCTCAACGTCCAAAAAagatgtcattaaaaaaaagacagaagtgGGACGCGAACCCAGGACCCTATGTTTCCCAgacattatccacaggtttttattcagggaactttactacagacgtcagtagatgttttaatggagatcaacctctcagtgactttcacttaatgatctatatccacaatgttagaaagaaaattattgtttgcacaaaaaaacaaaaaaaacattagtaatgatgtggtgtgtaatgttactaatgtgtttctgtttcagagaaaagtgtcaaGTTACATATTGGTAAAtgtataaatgaattaatttgatatttcattaaagaaaaaagtttaattgttcatttgaactcaaaaaacacacattttttgtaCTGTTGTCTTTGTACGTTGCAAAACAAAAGCTGATTTTACTCAATGTTATTTGACCCTGTCAGCACAAACTCAAAGGAGTAAAACTGCTCAATGAAAATAGATAAAATTATagcaaaaatttacaaaacaatgaaaatgtgcTAACAAAGGACTTTGGAAGTTCTTTACTATTTCTTTGATGTCAATTAATTTCCTAAATGTAAGACTTCACAGCTGTGTTCAAGCTTTTAGACTTTGCTATTGACTCACAGAATCTACTTATTGTAACGGgctgaaaatgtacaatattataaataatacattttgaatttGTCCCTTTCTGCCCTTGGTCTAATTCTGTGTAGATTCAAAGCAAATGAACAAAATcctttcaaaaaaagcacaaaacaaaaataaacaaaatggccCGAGAATCCcacaaaacattacagaaaaatacagtaaattacacaaatacacgagacaattaaaacacacaaagactcaaaaacacagaaaaaatgacagaataaaatacacaaaacaatcattccaaaaaagaaaataaatcaaaagcactccataaaaaaatgtacaataaaagcacacaatatgactgacataaaaaacacacacaatgccttaaaaaaaacaaaaaaaaaaacacacactttgctgtttcttgtgttaatgctcagattggttattattctaatgctgacatgaatgttgatcatgtgaccctcagatgaGATACAATcagctgtgataaaagctgaTCATCTCTGTGTTAGATCTTATTCATTCTAACAAAGGACGACACATGTTAGAAACACTTGTATAATAATTATGAGTCAATGTGTGAGCAGTAAACCACTGGACCCATGTTGAGTTTGCTCGCTGTTTTCAAATAGATCCCAAGATGTCTACTAGTTAATAATTAGTTCACTAACCAATATTCACGATGAAATATTAAATGCAGATTCAAGAAATATCTGCTTTTGTGCAATCTGGAAAACAAACTAATAAACTGCTGATgtgtaaattatttaataaagagcAAACTTATTTAATGTAACACTGATGAGGCTTTAATATTTAAaggtaaaacaacaaaatgtttacAATCATACTTATAGAAGgtaaacaattatacaaaataaaccAACTGTAAAAACAGTTCATCAGGAAGCATCcaaaacagatgcccgagccacctcagctgacTCCTTTTGActtgaaggagcagcgactctactccgagctcctcccgagtgactgagcttctcaccctatcacgaagggtgcgcccagccaccccgagaaggaaactcattttggcCGTCTGTATCCgtgatcttgtcctttcggtcattacccaaatctcatgaccataggtgagggtaggaacgtagatcgataggtaaattgagagctttgccccccgactcagctccctcttcaccacaacagtccgatacagcgacgCCGCAAcgatccgtctatcgatctcacgctccatcctaccctcgctcgtgaacaagaccctgagatacttgaactcctccacttgaggcaaggactctccaccgacccagagaggggaagccacctttatccggtggagaaccatggcctcatatctggaggtgctgatcctcatcccggccgcttcacactcggctgcaaaccgccccagtgcacgctgaaggtcctgatttgaggaagccaacagagcaacatcatctgcaaacagcggagatgaaatcctgaggttcccaaatcggaccccctccggtccctggctgcacctagaaattctgtccataaaagtaatgaacagaaccggcgacaaagggcagccctggcggagaccaTCATGCACTGagaacaggtctgacttactgccggcaatgcgaaccaggctcctgctgcggtcatacagggaacggagagcccttagcaaagggccccggaccccatactcccgcagcaccccccacagggcaccacgaGGGACACAGTCGAAACGCCTTCTCCAGATgcacaaagcacatgtggactgaTTGGGCAAACTCCCACAAACCCTCGAGCACCCGATGAAGGGTAAAgagctggtccagtgtgttgcgaccgggacgaaaaccgcattgttcctcctgaatccgaggttcgactATCGGCCGGATCCTGAGGCGCCGAACGGTTTGCCagccagaatctcttcgaggcCGACCGATAGTCCTCCTCCATGGCTTCTCCGAACTCCTCCCAGACCCGAGTTTTTGCCTCTGCGACTGCGCGGGCTGCAGCACGCTTGGCCTGCCGGTACCTCTcagctgcctccggagtcctacCAGCCAAAAAGGCCAGGTAggtctccttcttcagcttgacggcatcccttacTTCCGGACGCCACCACCGGGTTCGGGGATTGCCGCCGCGACAGGCACCAGAGACTTTACGGCCACAGCTGCGAATGGCTGCATCGAcgatggaggaggagaacatggtcCACTCGGACTCCATGTCTCCCACCTCCCTCGGGATCTGGTTGAAGCTCATCTGGAGGTGGGAGTTAAAGACCCCACTGACAGAGGGATCCACCAGACGTTCCCAACAGACCCTCACCACACGTTTGTgcctgccaggtctgaccggCTTCCTCTCCTGCCAGCGGATccagctcaccaccaggtggtgatcagttgacagctcagcccctctcttcacccgagtgtccaagacacgCGGCTGGAGATCAGGTGATGCAACTACAAAGTCGATCATCGACCTCTGGCCTAGAGTGTCCTGGTGCCACGTGCACTTATGGACACCCTTGTGCTCGAACATGGTGTTCGTTATGGACAAACTGTAactagcacagaagtccaataacAAAACACCACTCGGGTTCAGATCGAGGAGGACGTTCTTCCCAATCACCCctgtccaggtctcactgtcacGGCCCACGTGGGCATTGAAGTCCCCCAGTAGAACAATGGAGTCCGCAGTCGGGACACCGTCTAGTACCCTTCCCAGGGACTCCAAGAAGGCCGGGTACTCTGCGCCGAAGTTGGGCCCATAGGCCGAAACAACGGTGAGAAACCTGTCCCCAACCCGAAGGCGTAGGGACGTGACCCTCTCGTTCactggggtaaactccaacacgTGGCGGCTGAGCTGGGGGGCAAAAGGCAAGCCCACCCCAGCCCGCCGCCTCTTCTCGCGGGCAACGCCAGAGAAGTGGAGCGTCCAGCCTCTCTCCAGGAGTTGGGATCCAGAGCCCAACTATATCTAGCCGGTACCTCTCAACCTCccgcacaagctcaggctccttcccccccCAGCGAGGTGACGTTCCATGTCCCAACAGCCAGAAGCTGTggatgataaaaacacacagaaaaactcaaaaacaaagacaaaatgattttttttaaaaaacatacacaaaatgacaacaaatacacaaaaacaaactaatgaaCTGCAGaagtgtaaattatttaaaaaagaacaaacttatTTAATGTAACACAGTTGAGGCTTTAATATTTAAAGGTAAAACAAGTAACAACAAAATGTTTACAATCGTACTTATAGAagtaaacaattacacaaataaatcaactgtaaaaacaAACTGCCTAACTCTAAACTTCTACCAATATCTGTTATGTTAACTTACTGAAAGGACTAACTTACAAAACTAACTACACTTCAAACTTCAACTTTACTTAAacgaagctaaaaaaaaaaaaggaaacaatgaATATGTAGTAAGAAAATATTTCCTACACACACAACTAGGCTTTACAAGGTCATGATCTTTGAGCCAATCACTGATCAGTGAGTTTTAAAAACCGATCACCGATCCCATCATAtaaattcaggttgttttttttttttcttcggtACGACCTCATACAGATTCACAGAAAATCAAACTGTACCATTTTTTGGGACCAaaacgcagccttgtgactctgagggagtggaagagttttACAATTTCCAACAGGACCTGAACATcacatttgttgtcagagtgtgtgtgtgggtgtggctctTTAACTGCGAATGAATGTGCTGGTCGCTCGACCAGTGTGCGGAGTGAGGGAGTGTGAGACCAGAGCAGATGGATTAAAAGCTGTGTGCCGTTTttagtgattggcaaaataaacgttgcagctgCTGAATTAAACTGGAGTCCCATGTCATaatcaatgactgctgtgaagcaactacagagagttggagatgaagccgTGGAGCAAACCACAAAGGAACTACGTACAGGAAAAcctcagcattagcattaggagcaaagACATATTTCCTGACAATGGCATCACAAAACCTGCTGTTGTCTATAGTTCGTATTCAGAGTTGCACAGCGGAGGCGGGGCTCACACAGACACGCGCTTCTATGTCCACCATCACCCTAAACCCGACAAAAGTCTCCGGTATGAAAGCAAAAGTAAACGGGAGCGAATCGCTCCACTCTTTTAACATGCTcaggctgaataaacaaaacaagcacgcgctcacatacaaacacaacCAGACACTAAAAGCAGACGCTGTCCCCGCTTTCAGAGCCTCAGACAGTGGAAAAAGTCCCGCGCTCAGCCGCTCCGCTCCAACCGAgagacatttttgccatttgcACATAAGTTTTCATCGTTGTGCACAAATgaaagtgaaataaagccgtgtcatGTACAGCAAACAACTATTTGGTATAAAGAggatgataaaacaatgcaacaaCATTAGCATCGACaaaaagtttcatcacgacaatgagGTCATTGATGGGATCGGCAatttaagacattacagccgatcacatgaattgcatgaaatgcaaaatatcggccgCTCCAATCGCTGTGAAGCCAACAAATAACATTTGAGTCTTTTCTTATGTGTGGACCTTCAGTTCAGACTTTTTATTATAACATTTCCATGTCAAACATCACATATAAAcggtttctctccagtgtggatTCTCCTGCGTGAATTAAAGTAGACGttaccattaaaacatttactacaaacatcacatttaaatggtttctaacCTGTGTGGATATTCATGTGTTTTCTTAAGGTcagacttttgaataaaacatttactacaaacatcacatttaaatggtttatctcctgagtggattctcatgtgtaaaTTAAGTACAGACTTacgaataaaacatttactacaaacatcacatttaaatggtttctctcctgtgtgaaatTTCATGTGTAAATTAAAGTCAGACTTACGAATAAAACAtgtactacaaacatcacatttaaatggtttctctcctgtgtggttTCTCATGTGGGACTGAAGGTGAtgcttttgaataaaacatttactacaaacatcacatctaaatggtttctctcctgtgtggattctcatgtggcACTGAAGGTGAtgcttttgaataaaacatttactacaaacataacatttaaacggtttctctcctgtgtggattctcatgtgtttctTAAGGATGACCTTATCGTTATaacatttcctacaaacatcacatttaaatggtttctctcctgtgtggattcttaGTGTTGAAGCTGAACTGAGTGATGCTTTCTCACCACCCACACATTCAGATCTCATTTTTACCTGAACATTCTTCTTtgaataaatctgttgaaatgaattaatctgtgttttagaagctttacatcccatttcagcatttttacttgagtcggacatctttctatttttccTGGTGGAGTCACAGTCAGCTTCAGTTTCAGTCTCTGACAAAGGTTTCTGCCAatagtcatcatcatcatcatcatcatcatcatcactactATGTTCAGTCTGAGACGAGTCTGTTTCcgttccatcaggaccttgtaGTACTAAACTGCTTGGATCTGGGTTCTGGGCTGTTTCTGGTCCTTTGCTGTTAATTCCCACACTTTGTCTtgtcattaattcatttaaactgtaggttgaaggttcctcctcatgttcatttctgttagttgtctccagtgtagctgggaggcctgaggcttctcctcttcatcttcacatttaacaggacaagcagcactgtttgtctcctgctgcacacaaagctgctttcctcctgaccttcactgaACATCTCTGGTCCTCCTTTATGTGGAGAcgctctgggagcagctgctccacattcttcctctcactgaaaacacaatcagtgACTGACGGCTGCTGGAGCTGTAATCTGTGCAGATGAACTTTGGCATGAAAGCATCCATCTtaaatgtttctgtttcatcTGTATTTGGAACAGATTGGGAACAGAATAGTCTACTGGTGTTATGGTGGAGACTGTTGTCAGGAaggatcattttcatttcaccaTCCACTGGAACATCTTGCACTCCATGTTCAGTCTTGATGGTTCGTAACGGAGTGAATGTGTTTACTGATGTCCCTGCTGTCCTCTGATGGGACCAATATTGATTTCGTTCAAACACAACATTTCTCTGTGGACTGCAGTgatctttaaaggcttgaagaACATCCTCCATTGTCAGCTCATCTCCCTCACATCTAACCGTCAGTGTGTTGAACACTTCCAGTGCATCCTCACCGATGGTGTGGAGTAAAATGTCAATCTTTCCTTGTTCATCTTTCTCCCCTGAGGCCGCTATATACCGCCGAAAGCTTTGTTCCCAGCTGCACCAGTTGTCAGCAGGGTTAGCGGTGAGAGACAGTGGTGACGGTGCTTTGAACTGCTCCATTTCCTCCACTTTTTCACCTCTTTACTTTTCTATCCTGTGGCGTCTCGGCGgtgctagctcctctgctagctcggTTAGCATTCTGCTCCAGCCTCTCTGTGTCGGTAACTCCGTCTTCTGACACCGTGTTGTGCTCTGTTACTTTTCCACTGGAGCTTTAAGGCGCTATTATAGTGTGGCCTGACTCCGTCTGTAGGATGGATATTAATAACATTCACTATTAGACTCACAGAGACATTTGTTATTGTCCCGCCgctctttcttcttctgctgctctaATTCagcggttcttcttcttcttcttgtttattGCGGTTGACATCCAGCTTAATGGAGCACTACCGCCACCTTCTGCTCCGGAGTGTGTGTCAGACAGCAAGGCCTACATccaatcacacacactcattcactGGTCCTACCAGAAACCCCCTTAGAGgggtaaaatattaaaaagtgaaattaattttttaataacaatatcTTGTGCTCGTTGCTAatctggatgtttttttttttctatgtctGAATTTATTACCAATTAAATTTTGTTATTGAAGCAGTTATTTCTA
It includes:
- the LOC114472959 gene encoding uncharacterized protein LOC114472959, translated to MKGSTIGRILRRRTVCQPESLRGRPIVLLHGFSELLPDPSFCLCDCAGCSTLGLPVPLSCLRSPTSQKGQVGLLLQLDGIPYFRTPPPGSGIAAATGTRDFTATAANGCIDDGGGEHGPLGLHVSHLPRDLVEAHLEVGVKDPTDRGIHQTFPTDPHHTFVPARRRDVTLSFTGVNSNTWRLSWGAKGKPTPARRLFSRATPEKWSVQPLSRSWDPEPNYI
- the LOC114472890 gene encoding zinc finger protein 525-like, which encodes MTRQSVGINSKGPETAQNPDPSSLVLQGPDGTETDSSQTEHSSDDDDDDDDDDYWQKPLSETETEADCDSTRKNRKMSDSSKNAEMGCKASKTQINSFQQIYSKKNVQVKMRSECVGGEKASLSSASTLRIHTGEKPFKCDVCRKCYNDKVILKKHMRIHTGEKPFKCYVCSKCFIQKHHLQCHMRIHTGEKPFRCDVCSKCFIQKHHLQSHMRNHTGEKPFKCDVCSTCFIRKSDFNLHMKFHTGEKPFKCDVCSKCFIRKSVLNLHMRIHSGDKPFKCDVCSKCFIQKSDLKKTHEYPHRLETI